From Virgibacillus ihumii, the proteins below share one genomic window:
- a CDS encoding CGNR zinc finger domain-containing protein, which translates to MSDINKDVHKHDLLGGRLCLDFANTVSWHDSREKSQELLTSYEKLLGWSLHANILKEQQSLLLLRKAESQPSKAKVVLQQAIELRESIYQIFSLVSGNETPVSKDLSVLNEALSNAYGMMRVVPGENKFSLEFVNCEETLDGMLPPIVQSAIEILISEKELSRVKKCEGAPCGWLFLDTSRNRSRRWCSMADCGNRAKAKRFYHNKK; encoded by the coding sequence ATGTCTGATATAAATAAAGATGTACACAAGCATGATTTACTAGGCGGACGTTTGTGTCTGGATTTTGCCAATACAGTAAGTTGGCACGATAGTCGTGAGAAATCACAGGAATTGCTCACGAGTTACGAGAAGCTGTTAGGCTGGAGTTTGCATGCCAATATTCTTAAGGAACAACAATCGCTTTTATTACTAAGAAAAGCAGAAAGTCAACCTTCTAAAGCAAAAGTGGTTCTCCAACAAGCTATTGAGCTGAGGGAATCGATTTACCAAATATTTAGTTTAGTATCGGGCAATGAAACACCAGTATCTAAGGATCTTTCTGTGTTGAATGAAGCCTTAAGCAATGCTTATGGGATGATGCGAGTAGTGCCTGGTGAAAATAAATTTTCATTGGAATTTGTGAATTGTGAAGAAACATTAGACGGGATGCTTCCACCGATTGTTCAATCTGCTATAGAAATTCTTATTTCTGAAAAAGAACTAAGCAGGGTGAAAAAGTGTGAAGGGGCTCCGTGTGGTTGGCTGTTTTTGGATACCAGCCGCAATCGCAGCAGACGTTGGTGCTCGATGGCAGACTGCGGAAATCGTGCAAAAGCAAAACGATTTTATCATAATAAAAAATAA
- a CDS encoding TetR/AcrR family transcriptional regulator, with product MARPVGQGEKTKKHIAEKAKVLFEQKGYAATSMEEIREFTEISKGSIYYHFKSKEELFLYTVETANKSWMQEWEAQANQVTTATEKLYLLAQYYASDMQNPLSKTVPEYMGTENIKDMVKEKIIDLLQPEYDVFYQIIEEGIRNIEFVSNKTVDDLAFILYSTLTGMSVTQFLGYDEEKFYLLYENAIDVFLNGISKK from the coding sequence ATGGCGAGACCTGTTGGTCAAGGCGAAAAGACGAAAAAACACATTGCAGAAAAAGCCAAAGTTCTTTTTGAACAAAAGGGTTATGCTGCTACTTCCATGGAAGAAATCCGTGAATTCACAGAAATTAGCAAAGGTAGCATTTATTATCACTTTAAAAGCAAAGAAGAATTATTTTTATACACTGTTGAAACAGCTAATAAATCCTGGATGCAAGAATGGGAAGCTCAAGCTAATCAAGTTACGACTGCTACAGAGAAATTATACCTACTCGCCCAATACTATGCTTCGGATATGCAAAATCCACTGTCTAAAACCGTTCCAGAGTATATGGGCACGGAGAACATCAAAGATATGGTGAAGGAAAAGATTATCGATCTACTTCAGCCTGAATATGATGTATTTTATCAAATCATCGAGGAAGGCATACGTAATATAGAGTTTGTAAGTAATAAAACGGTTGATGATTTAGCCTTTATTCTTTATAGTACACTCACTGGTATGAGTGTTACACAATTCCTCGGTTACGATGAGGAAAAGTTTTATCTTCTTTACGAAAATGCGATTGACGTTTTTTTGAATGGGATATCTAAAAAGTAA
- a CDS encoding VOC family protein: MSYTFTGIDHVQLAAPKGSEDEARNFFSNILGMEEISKPENLAKRGGVWFKCGTHQLHIGIQEDFIPAKKAHPAFHVENLEGLREQVINQGVKVKEDERLEGAKRFYVNDPFGNRLEFLQWVK, from the coding sequence ATGTCGTATACTTTCACTGGAATTGATCATGTTCAATTGGCAGCACCAAAAGGTAGTGAGGATGAAGCACGTAATTTCTTTAGCAATATTCTTGGCATGGAAGAAATCTCTAAACCAGAAAACTTGGCGAAACGTGGCGGCGTTTGGTTTAAATGCGGAACCCACCAACTTCATATAGGAATTCAAGAGGACTTTATCCCTGCTAAAAAAGCTCATCCAGCTTTTCATGTCGAGAATTTAGAAGGACTGCGTGAACAGGTCATTAATCAGGGAGTTAAGGTCAAAGAAGATGAACGACTAGAAGGTGCAAAGCGGTTTTATGTTAACGATCCGTTTGGTAATCGCCTTGAATTTCTTCAATGGGTTAAATAA
- a CDS encoding phosphate ABC transporter ATP-binding protein gives MTTHNDAIRFEQVNYAAGGLHILQNITGSFSKGDITTLVGPSGAGKTTLFRLINGLKSPSSGGIFVDGKHINSYDPVKLRRDVGIALQSATMVNGSVRKNLALPLTLQGKMLSDEDAVELMELVGLDKSYLNRNSKDLSGGQRQKLSIARTLVNRPKILLLDEITSSLDRVSKQDIEELIVKINQKYSATVIWITHNLEQALTIGEYTWVMMDGQLAEAGKSDLLKNPKDDRIKHFVKGEVD, from the coding sequence ATGACAACACATAATGACGCCATACGGTTTGAACAGGTAAATTATGCTGCCGGTGGTTTACATATTCTTCAAAATATTACCGGATCATTTTCCAAGGGTGACATCACCACTTTGGTAGGTCCTTCAGGAGCGGGGAAAACGACATTATTCCGGTTAATCAATGGGCTGAAATCACCAAGTTCAGGGGGGATTTTTGTTGATGGAAAACACATAAACAGCTATGATCCGGTGAAACTGCGGCGGGATGTAGGTATTGCGCTCCAAAGTGCAACCATGGTAAATGGAAGTGTAAGAAAAAATTTGGCACTTCCATTAACACTTCAGGGAAAAATGCTGTCTGATGAAGATGCTGTTGAACTGATGGAGCTGGTTGGGCTGGACAAAAGCTATTTAAATCGCAACAGTAAGGATTTATCAGGCGGACAACGTCAAAAGTTATCGATTGCCCGTACTCTTGTGAACCGGCCAAAGATTTTATTGCTTGATGAAATCACCTCTTCTCTCGACCGTGTATCCAAACAGGATATTGAAGAGCTTATTGTAAAAATCAATCAAAAGTACAGTGCGACTGTTATTTGGATTACACATAATTTGGAACAGGCTTTGACTATAGGGGAGTATACGTGGGTAATGATGGACGGGCAACTTGCAGAAGCCGGTAAGAGTGACTTACTAAAGAACCCAAAAGATGATCGAATAAAACATTTTGTTAAGGGGGAAGTGGATTGA
- a CDS encoding HAD family hydrolase produces the protein MKAIIFDFDGTLADTLPVCFYAFQTVFKEFDNIDVTTDEVKAMFGPSETGIIRENLMNPNDNKAIELYYEKYNERHRELVLDNKEINELLLFLKSEGYKLGIVTGKAKRSLFISLEHLNMNELFDVIITGDDVNNPKPHPEGVNKALEHLGVKNTETVFLGDSNADILAGKRANVYTVGVKWLPNYQTPEFSVKPDQMISRVDEFKQRF, from the coding sequence ATGAAAGCAATCATTTTTGATTTTGATGGTACTCTTGCTGATACTTTACCAGTTTGCTTTTATGCATTTCAAACTGTATTTAAAGAATTTGACAATATTGATGTTACTACAGATGAAGTAAAGGCTATGTTTGGTCCATCTGAAACTGGAATTATTAGGGAAAATCTTATGAATCCTAACGATAATAAAGCAATAGAATTATATTATGAGAAATATAATGAACGACATCGTGAGCTAGTTCTTGATAATAAGGAAATAAACGAATTGCTACTGTTTTTAAAAAGTGAAGGTTATAAATTAGGGATAGTTACAGGAAAAGCAAAAAGAAGTTTATTTATTTCCTTAGAACACCTTAATATGAACGAATTATTTGACGTCATTATTACGGGAGATGACGTTAACAACCCGAAGCCTCATCCTGAGGGAGTGAATAAGGCATTGGAACACCTTGGCGTAAAAAACACTGAAACTGTTTTTTTGGGAGATAGTAACGCTGACATTTTGGCTGGCAAACGAGCTAACGTTTACACGGTAGGAGTGAAGTGGTTACCAAATTACCAGACACCAGAGTTTAGTGTTAAACCAGATCAAATGATTAGTAGAGTAGATGAATTCAAACAGAGGTTTTAG
- a CDS encoding YncE family protein — protein MANTDSLLLELILSKNVQVLSEATLEIQGKFCEPRNDFQSNRKMNDPSQQIKCIQTQRVHDWIFYCTDHQKRISIPEDCVEQIRNCRDTGNDVTTDCEGIPDSSNFTVLSESRKFPGIPGIRIVSIRFTIHIRVQFKCNDTPLCHFEVPVTTVDEVALCIPKDTSIAATISNVDCTAFSISITPVCTNPSITLNIPEAVTCTGDITGTVTCNDAPVPGTAVTFSPNPVVTDENGEFTTAATIPEGTAPTAVSITASTTVNDIPAFETELTTVNCPSCDVLAYVTNAGEGENTVSFIDTSTNTVINTVTVGNTPFGVAITPDGTRVYVTNQGDDTVSVIDTVTNTVVATVMVGNGPISVAITPDGTRAYVANANDDTVSVIDTVTVGALPFGVAITPDGTRVYVANSLDDTISVIDTATNTVIDTIPVGNSPNSVAITPDGTRAYVTNADAGTVSVINTATNMVIDTVMVGNDPRRVAITPDGTRAYVTNRANNTVSVIDTASNTVVATVTVGNAPNSVAITPDGARAYVTNLGDANVSVIDTATNTVIDTVTVGDVPRGIAIGTICQG, from the coding sequence ATGGCAAATACCGATTCATTACTTCTTGAATTAATCCTGTCTAAAAACGTTCAAGTGCTATCCGAAGCTACACTGGAAATCCAGGGAAAATTCTGTGAACCACGCAATGACTTTCAATCAAACCGAAAAATGAATGACCCATCGCAACAAATCAAATGCATCCAAACGCAACGGGTGCATGATTGGATATTCTACTGTACCGACCATCAAAAAAGGATATCGATTCCAGAGGATTGTGTTGAACAGATTCGCAATTGCCGTGACACAGGCAACGACGTGACCACAGATTGTGAAGGGATACCTGATTCCAGTAATTTCACCGTATTATCTGAATCAAGAAAATTTCCCGGAATTCCTGGAATACGTATTGTTTCAATACGCTTCACTATACACATACGGGTTCAATTTAAATGTAATGATACGCCATTATGTCATTTTGAAGTTCCTGTAACCACCGTCGATGAAGTTGCTCTTTGTATTCCGAAAGACACCTCCATTGCAGCTACCATTTCAAATGTAGACTGTACGGCTTTTTCCATCTCCATTACTCCTGTATGTACGAATCCAAGTATCACGTTGAATATCCCTGAAGCTGTCACATGTACAGGCGATATTACAGGGACGGTGACGTGCAATGATGCCCCTGTGCCTGGTACTGCCGTGACGTTTAGTCCGAACCCAGTGGTCACTGATGAAAATGGTGAGTTTACAACGGCAGCAACCATACCAGAAGGTACGGCACCTACAGCTGTTAGTATTACCGCGTCAACGACCGTTAACGATATCCCCGCTTTTGAAACTGAATTGACGACTGTAAACTGTCCTTCTTGTGATGTCCTTGCGTATGTCACCAATGCAGGTGAAGGTGAAAACACGGTTTCCTTCATTGATACATCGACCAATACAGTGATTAATACGGTAACGGTGGGCAACACTCCTTTTGGTGTAGCGATCACACCGGATGGGACGCGAGTGTATGTCACCAATCAAGGTGATGACACGGTTTCCGTGATTGATACCGTGACCAATACGGTGGTGGCTACGGTCATGGTGGGGAACGGTCCTATTAGTGTAGCGATTACACCAGACGGGACGCGGGCGTATGTCGCCAATGCAAATGACGACACGGTTTCCGTGATTGATACGGTGACGGTGGGGGCCTTGCCTTTTGGTGTAGCGATTACACCGGATGGGACGCGGGTGTATGTCGCCAATTCCCTTGACGACACGATTTCCGTGATTGATACCGCGACCAATACGGTGATTGATACAATTCCGGTGGGGAACAGTCCTAATAGTGTAGCGATTACACCAGACGGGACGCGGGCTTATGTGACCAATGCAGATGCTGGCACGGTTTCCGTGATTAATACGGCGACCAATATGGTGATTGATACGGTGATGGTGGGAAACGATCCTCGTCGTGTAGCGATTACACCGGATGGGACGCGGGCTTATGTCACCAATCGAGCTAATAACACGGTTTCCGTGATTGATACCGCGAGCAATACGGTAGTTGCTACCGTAACAGTGGGGAACGCTCCTAATAGTGTAGCGATTACACCGGATGGGGCGCGGGCTTATGTCACCAATCTAGGTGATGCCAATGTTTCCGTGATTGATACGGCGACCAATACGGTGATTGATACGGTGACAGTGGGAGACGTTCCTCGTGGTATAGCGATTGGCACGATCTGTCAAGGGTAG
- a CDS encoding GNAT family N-acetyltransferase, producing MESYEIRVRPMKEFKRVVSHEVAAVFVDGYEKDLAFLSNNREKLIEAFQKMICPDVFYFATLEGEIVGILACSNNHNRALTIDKTILRDYFGYVKGSIAYHFMKDEFNKKLSCQDDTGYIECVATAVKSRGKGVSTALVSYVLENEDYHRYFLEVVDTNKVAYGIYTKLGFTEFERIKESFSKIKGFKHRIYMELYVSNK from the coding sequence ATGGAAAGCTATGAAATTAGAGTAAGACCAATGAAAGAATTTAAAAGAGTTGTATCTCATGAGGTTGCAGCCGTTTTTGTTGATGGATACGAGAAAGACTTAGCGTTTCTCTCAAACAATCGGGAAAAGTTAATTGAAGCGTTTCAGAAAATGATTTGTCCAGATGTTTTTTATTTTGCCACTTTAGAAGGAGAAATTGTTGGGATTTTGGCTTGTTCCAATAATCATAATCGAGCATTGACAATTGATAAGACAATTTTGAGAGACTACTTTGGCTATGTTAAAGGGAGTATAGCTTATCATTTTATGAAAGATGAGTTTAATAAAAAATTGTCATGCCAAGATGACACAGGTTATATTGAATGCGTTGCCACTGCAGTTAAATCGAGAGGTAAAGGTGTTTCAACTGCTCTGGTGAGTTACGTCTTGGAGAATGAGGATTATCATCGGTATTTTCTGGAAGTTGTGGATACAAATAAAGTTGCTTATGGAATATATACAAAATTGGGTTTTACAGAGTTCGAGCGAATAAAGGAAAGTTTTTCAAAGATAAAAGGCTTTAAGCATAGAATTTATATGGAATTGTATGTCTCCAATAAGTAA
- a CDS encoding response regulator transcription factor, which yields MKKILIIEDEMHIAELERDYLEVNGYSSDIANTGEEGWKLAKENNYDLIILDLMLPGVDGFDICRQLRDRFDIPILMVTARKEDIDKIRGFDRGADDYVQKPFNPSELVARVKAHLSRYERLIGKNREINEIRIKGLHIDLDSRRLYVNEKEKELRAKEFDLLVLFASNPDRVFTKEELFERIWGIDSFGDITTVTVHIRKLREKIEEYPSNPKYIQTIWGVGYRFKK from the coding sequence ATGAAAAAGATTTTGATCATTGAGGATGAAATGCATATTGCTGAATTGGAAAGAGATTATTTAGAAGTAAATGGATATTCCTCTGACATTGCAAATACTGGTGAAGAAGGATGGAAACTAGCTAAAGAGAACAATTATGACCTTATTATCCTGGACTTAATGCTGCCGGGTGTAGATGGATTTGACATTTGCAGACAATTGCGCGATAGGTTTGATATTCCTATTTTAATGGTGACCGCGCGAAAAGAAGACATTGATAAAATACGTGGCTTTGATCGTGGTGCTGATGATTATGTCCAGAAGCCCTTTAATCCAAGTGAACTTGTTGCAAGGGTAAAAGCCCATTTATCCAGATACGAACGGCTTATTGGAAAGAATCGTGAAATAAATGAAATTCGTATAAAAGGTCTCCACATCGACCTGGATTCACGTAGGCTTTATGTCAATGAAAAAGAAAAAGAGTTACGTGCCAAAGAATTTGATTTATTAGTATTGTTCGCATCAAATCCAGATCGTGTGTTTACGAAAGAAGAACTATTTGAGAGGATTTGGGGAATCGACTCATTTGGGGATATTACAACCGTAACCGTCCATATTAGAAAATTAAGGGAGAAAATAGAGGAATATCCCTCCAATCCAAAGTATATTCAAACAATATGGGGAGTAGGATACCGGTTTAAAAAATAG
- a CDS encoding sensor histidine kinase — translation MSIKQRLILSNIGMVVLPIVGFLLVEIVLGYVMFVIFNGSMEGQDLQLFFNMRLIAIVLILVITNGLLTYYVSRSIIAPIKQLTLSARKISGGDLEYSVATNKKDELGELSNTFEAMRLSLKQAKEDQSRYERNRQELIASISHDLSTPLTSIKGYVKGIQEGVANTPEKLERYMDIIYKTANDMDGLIDNLFRYSKLDIEYIPFEFEEVDLYSFFTDFIDELAFDLETEEGMATLKADKNNNYIVKADRDQLRRVVTNIVQNSLKYMDKDRKKIGVFLKSESQQVKIEMKDNGSGIAKQDTPRIFESFYRTDTSRNSSTGGSGLGLAIIKKIIEKHGGKVWAESELGKGTSIYFTLKKVSS, via the coding sequence ATGTCCATTAAGCAACGATTAATTTTGTCTAACATAGGGATGGTTGTGCTTCCAATTGTTGGGTTTTTGTTAGTCGAAATAGTTTTAGGATACGTTATGTTTGTGATTTTTAATGGCAGTATGGAAGGTCAGGATTTACAACTATTTTTTAATATGAGATTGATTGCGATTGTACTCATTTTGGTTATTACAAATGGGTTACTGACATATTACGTGTCCAGGAGTATTATTGCACCGATAAAGCAACTAACCCTTTCGGCAAGGAAGATAAGTGGAGGTGATTTGGAATATAGTGTGGCAACTAATAAGAAAGATGAGCTTGGTGAGCTTTCCAATACGTTTGAAGCGATGAGGTTAAGTCTGAAACAGGCAAAAGAGGATCAATCAAGGTATGAACGCAACCGCCAAGAGCTGATTGCGAGTATTTCGCACGATTTATCAACCCCTTTAACATCGATAAAAGGCTATGTAAAAGGAATTCAGGAGGGGGTTGCGAATACACCGGAGAAACTGGAACGGTATATGGATATCATTTATAAAACAGCCAACGATATGGATGGGCTTATCGATAATTTATTTCGATATTCCAAATTGGATATCGAATATATCCCGTTTGAGTTTGAAGAAGTGGATTTATATTCTTTTTTTACCGATTTTATTGATGAATTGGCTTTTGACTTGGAAACAGAAGAAGGAATGGCTACTCTGAAGGCTGATAAAAATAATAATTATATCGTGAAAGCAGATCGTGACCAATTAAGACGCGTTGTGACCAATATTGTTCAAAACAGCCTGAAATATATGGATAAAGATCGTAAGAAGATAGGTGTCTTTCTAAAATCTGAGTCCCAGCAGGTCAAAATTGAAATGAAAGATAATGGAAGTGGAATCGCCAAGCAAGATACTCCCCGCATTTTCGAAAGTTTTTATCGAACAGACACCTCAAGAAATTCTTCTACAGGGGGCAGTGGACTTGGGCTGGCCATTATAAAAAAAATAATTGAAAAACATGGTGGTAAAGTTTGGGCCGAAAGCGAACTAGGGAAAGGTACAAGCATTTATTTTACACTTAAGAAGGTGTCATCATGA
- a CDS encoding serine hydrolase domain-containing protein: MVGKKAGLNKVIEEVSKGVSLSGVVYMKQGDEVVSKAAYGYANRSEKISNSINTRFGIASGCKLFTAIAICQLVQDGRLSFDDRLQDILVYDFEHFSDDVTVHHLLTHTSGIPDYFDEEVMDDFEELWVKYPMYTFRELKDFLPLFQHEQMKFTPGEKFHYNNAGFILLGLIVEQVSKLTYQDYVGEFIFKKAEMDWSGFIAFDSLPSNVALGYIDNPDGTWRTNIYSLPVRGGSDGGAFTTAPDMIKLWESLFNDRLLSEEYTNKLLYPHVVVEEEVNYGYGVWVNKRNGSIFKYHLMGYDPGVSFRSSVYPNHDIKLVIPSNKEEGPSDVTKGIENYFTGR, from the coding sequence GTGGTTGGAAAAAAAGCTGGGTTGAATAAAGTTATAGAAGAAGTTAGTAAGGGGGTAAGTTTATCGGGTGTAGTGTACATGAAACAGGGTGATGAGGTGGTTTCTAAAGCTGCTTATGGTTATGCGAACAGATCTGAAAAGATATCAAATTCAATTAATACTCGTTTCGGAATTGCTTCCGGATGCAAGCTTTTTACAGCAATAGCAATTTGTCAGCTTGTCCAAGACGGCAGGCTCTCTTTTGATGACCGGTTGCAGGATATTCTGGTTTATGATTTTGAACATTTTAGTGATGATGTGACTGTCCATCATTTGTTAACACATACATCCGGGATCCCGGATTATTTTGATGAGGAAGTAATGGATGATTTTGAGGAACTTTGGGTTAAGTATCCAATGTATACGTTTCGTGAATTAAAAGATTTTCTGCCACTATTCCAACATGAGCAGATGAAATTCACGCCAGGGGAAAAGTTTCACTATAACAATGCCGGTTTTATCTTGCTAGGGCTAATTGTGGAACAGGTAAGTAAGCTGACATATCAGGACTATGTTGGGGAATTTATTTTTAAAAAAGCGGAGATGGATTGGTCCGGATTCATCGCGTTTGATTCTCTACCTTCAAATGTGGCGCTTGGCTATATTGATAATCCGGATGGAACGTGGCGCACGAATATATATTCCCTGCCGGTCAGAGGTGGATCCGATGGTGGAGCATTTACAACTGCACCTGATATGATAAAACTTTGGGAATCATTATTTAATGACAGGTTGCTGAGTGAAGAGTATACCAATAAACTATTATATCCACATGTAGTTGTGGAGGAAGAAGTGAACTATGGTTATGGAGTATGGGTTAACAAAAGGAATGGAAGCATCTTCAAATATCATTTGATGGGATATGACCCGGGTGTTAGCTTTCGTTCATCTGTTTATCCTAATCATGATATTAAACTTGTTATACCATCAAACAAGGAGGAAGGACCGAGTGATGTAACTAAAGGTATTGAAAATTACTTTACAGGAAGGTAA
- the asnB gene encoding asparagine synthase (glutamine-hydrolyzing): MCGITGIINWKNDVRAEKTSLKRMTETLTSRGPDDSQVWLNQHVAFGHKRLIVVDPEGGKQPMTKENNNVTYTLVYNGELYNTKELRKELQGKGYQFSTSSDTEVLLTAYIEWKEDCVHFLNGIYAFGVWDSDKKHLFMARDRLGVKPLFFLESHGSFLFGSELKAILAHDDVHAEVDYSGLAEIFGLGPSRTPGHGIFKGFKELRPGHALTFSKDGLKVWRYWNVESHKHTDTVDETAEKVRSLFVDAVQRQLVADVPVSTFLSGGLDSSAITAIASNNFKTNGRGILSTFSVDYEGNDQYFEASKFQPSSDQPWIERVADYFSTDQHNEVITGFELADLLKESVELRDQPGMADIDSSLLWFCRRIKEHTTVSLSGECADEIFGGYPWFHDISSNQEETFPWMKSLDSRIDLLLPEWQKKLNLKSYVMDRYQETIKETPRLAGESKEDARRRELFYLNMHWFMAQLLDRKDRMSMGASLEVRVPFADHKLVEYVWNIPWDMKNLHDREKGILRKALEGFLPEDVLYRKKSPYPKTFQPEYTRQVVNWMKEILADSESPLFQFMRRDRIEAILKSEGKEFTDPWYGQLMKGPQLIAHLCQIDHWLRTYDVKICE; encoded by the coding sequence TTGTGTGGTATCACTGGCATTATTAATTGGAAAAATGATGTTAGAGCGGAGAAAACATCATTAAAAAGAATGACAGAAACACTGACTTCAAGAGGTCCAGATGATTCGCAAGTATGGCTGAATCAACATGTCGCCTTTGGTCACAAAAGACTAATCGTTGTAGATCCTGAAGGCGGAAAACAACCAATGACCAAAGAAAATAATAACGTTACCTATACACTTGTATACAATGGCGAATTATATAATACCAAGGAGTTAAGGAAGGAATTACAAGGAAAGGGATATCAGTTTTCAACTTCCTCCGATACGGAAGTTTTACTTACAGCCTATATCGAGTGGAAAGAAGATTGTGTCCACTTTTTAAATGGTATATATGCATTTGGTGTTTGGGATTCAGATAAAAAGCATCTATTTATGGCACGCGACCGGCTTGGTGTTAAACCATTATTTTTTCTTGAATCTCATGGATCTTTCCTATTTGGATCAGAATTAAAAGCGATTTTAGCACATGATGATGTGCATGCAGAAGTCGATTATTCAGGCTTAGCTGAAATCTTTGGTTTAGGACCATCAAGAACACCGGGTCATGGAATATTTAAAGGGTTTAAGGAACTCAGGCCAGGCCATGCATTAACCTTTTCAAAAGATGGATTAAAAGTTTGGCGTTATTGGAATGTGGAAAGTCATAAACACACTGACACTGTAGATGAAACAGCTGAAAAAGTAAGAAGTTTATTTGTTGATGCTGTTCAACGTCAATTGGTAGCGGATGTTCCAGTATCTACATTTTTATCAGGTGGTTTGGATTCGAGCGCCATCACTGCAATTGCATCAAACAATTTTAAAACGAATGGGAGAGGAATATTATCAACTTTTTCAGTTGATTATGAAGGGAACGATCAATACTTTGAGGCAAGTAAATTTCAACCTTCGAGTGATCAGCCTTGGATTGAAAGAGTTGCAGATTATTTCTCAACTGATCAACATAATGAAGTGATAACTGGATTTGAGCTAGCTGATTTATTAAAAGAATCGGTAGAGCTACGTGATCAACCTGGGATGGCAGATATTGATTCTTCGTTATTATGGTTTTGTCGTAGGATCAAAGAACATACAACCGTTAGTTTGTCGGGAGAGTGTGCAGATGAAATTTTTGGTGGATACCCTTGGTTTCATGACATTTCCAGTAATCAAGAGGAGACTTTCCCTTGGATGAAATCATTAGATTCGAGAATCGATTTACTACTACCTGAATGGCAAAAAAAATTAAATCTAAAATCCTATGTAATGGATCGTTATCAAGAGACCATTAAAGAGACACCCCGTTTGGCCGGGGAAAGTAAAGAAGATGCACGACGAAGAGAGCTGTTTTACTTAAATATGCACTGGTTTATGGCACAATTATTAGATCGTAAGGATCGAATGAGTATGGGAGCCAGTCTTGAGGTTAGAGTTCCATTTGCAGATCATAAACTAGTCGAATATGTATGGAATATTCCATGGGACATGAAAAATTTACATGACAGGGAGAAAGGTATATTACGTAAAGCATTGGAAGGTTTTTTACCGGAAGATGTCTTATATCGAAAGAAAAGCCCTTATCCTAAAACCTTTCAGCCCGAATATACCCGGCAGGTTGTAAACTGGATGAAAGAAATACTGGCAGACTCTGAATCGCCATTATTTCAATTTATGAGGCGGGATCGAATTGAAGCTATTTTAAAAAGTGAAGGAAAAGAATTCACCGACCCATGGTATGGACAATTGATGAAGGGACCACAACTAATTGCTCATTTGTGTCAAATTGATCACTGGCTTAGAACATATGACGTTAAAATTTGTGAATAA